Proteins from a single region of Bombus huntii isolate Logan2020A chromosome 2, iyBomHunt1.1, whole genome shotgun sequence:
- the LOC126873664 gene encoding conserved oligomeric Golgi complex subunit 5 isoform X1, translating to MMDEIKNWEDIENDEFFKQFSDGESKKGDINQMLSVAQQINKLGQAIEILNAELQKQVLANHEDLLSQASWVEKLEGVLSIMQLHVQSLLSAVERLRGKIIDPFNRIETQTIVLARLHETSDLLRRVARMQHLSKRLCSQMTNNMQGPDIIKAANSLHELEQLMMDTDLNGLDVIADDQQVVKSHRTTVQRIATHTLSQGLQTMDRAKVSTAVQVFQNLRVVNGAIDNVIDSALSEIEKIASESLDVTLTTNQDLGKRAAPGRAAIPSPGSSGNLRTRIWENLERLFQDTLYTHCLQIELLQRILLEHHVKELDELSQKFWDRVNTLLSKVLIERAQGSSFVKQALEGEYPKFLRIFLDLRKRLKERLQSISIYKINHNVLLPFENAYLSRSVSRLLDQVHTMFSGEGLPTQDEIDSLIRTVTNELSVSLVDDGLSTVVARNVGKAIRLFCLKCEQGLLVGGEASQVIDSPTTVQQTNVSLANLLYYLSSQVTRVIANLSGLPCEGNSVISVALKEVDVLTKNILSPLLASISDAIESIILTMHDDAEFRDLSSPIGKEINCSLYMRELQGFILRSVNTFLMPYKNQAVVAECCKSVASRCIELFVRHACILRPLTDFGRAKLIVDFSQIEIAVAPLCRGGQLGSSEQQQYRTLRALKALLPLSPDDIVQKVLGGEGECGIPSSLVLLHLFSTAPPELVSPHQSTSWSVGRLSQWMDKHPNERDRLAFCSGPLERYQLTVRQQNLPTFHPLFPLMKKLANLNEH from the exons TCAGTGGCACAacagataaataaattagGACAAg CCATTGAAATATTGAATGCCGAATTACAGAAGCAAGTATTAGCTAATCATGAAGATTTATTGTCACAAGCATCATGGGTAGAAAAATTGGAAGGTGTGCTTTCAATAATGCAGTTACATGTTCAG AGCCTTTTATCAGCTGTAGAACGTTTACGTGGAAAAATTATTGATCCTTTTAATAGAATTGAGACTCAGACAATTGTTCTAGCAAGGCTTCATGAAACTTCTGATTTGCTACGGAGAGTAGCTAGAATGCAACATTTATCAAAACGTTTATGTTCTCAAATGACAAATAATATGCAAGGTCCAGATATCATAAAAGCTGCGAATAGCCTTCATGAACTTG AACAGTTGATGATGGATACAGATTTAAATGGATTAGATGTTATTGCTGATGATCAACAAGTTGTAAAATCTCATAGAACAACAGTACAGAGAATAGCAACTCATACTTTATCTCAAGGTTTACAAACAATGGATAGAGCTAAA GTTAGTACAGCTGTACAGGTATTTCAAAATTTGAGAGTTGTAAATGGAGCTATAGATAATGTCATAGATTCTGCCTTATCAGAGATTGAAAAAATTGCTTCAGAATCATTAGATGTAACTTTAACAACAAATCAAGACCTTGGAAAAAGAGCAGCACCTGGACGAGCTGCTATTCCTTCTCCAGGATCTTCTGGAAATTTACGCACACGAATTTGGGAAAATCTTGAAAGACTTTTTCAAGATACTCTTTATACACACTGTTTACAA ATTGAACTATTGCAAAGAATACTATTAGAACATCATGTAAAGGAATTGGATGAACTATCACAGAAATTTTGGGACAGAGTAAACACTCTGCTTTCTAAAGTATTAATTGAACGTGCACAAg GCTCATCATTTGTAAAACAAGCATTAGAAGGTGAATACCCAAAATTTTTGAGAATATTTCTAGACTTGAGAAAACGTCTGAAGGAACGATTACAGAGCATTAGTATTTACAAAATCAA tcataatgtattattaCCATTTGAAAACGCATACTTATCTCGCTCAGTATCACGTCTATTAGATCAAGTACATACTATGTTTTCTGGTGAAGGATTACCTACACAGGATGAAATTGATAGTCTTATACGCACAGTAACAAA TGAATTAAGTGTGTCATTGGTTGATGATGGCCTTTCAACAGTAGTTGCTCGTAATGTAGGAAAAGCTATAAGACTCTTTTGCTTAAAATGTGAACAAGGATTACTTGTGGGTGGAGAAGCTAGTCAAGTAATTGATTCTCCAACCACTGTTCAGCAAACAAATGTGTCTCTTGCAAACCTACTTTATTATCTTTCTAGTCAAGTAACTCGTGTAATAGCAAATTTATCTGGTCTCCCATGTGAAGGAAATTCAGTAATTTCTGTAGCTCTTAAAGAAGTAGACGTATTAACAAAAAACATACTATCGCCGTTGTTAGCATCTATTAGTGACGCAATTGAAAGTATTATTTTAACCATGCATGATGATGCAGAATTTCGAGA TCTGAGTAGCCCTATaggaaaagaaattaattgctCACTCTACATGCGCGAATTGCAAGGATTTATTTTACGTTCTGTAAATACATTTCTTATGCCATATAAAAATCAGGCAGTAGTTGCTGAAtg TTGTAAATCTGTTGCTTCACGGTGCATTGAACTTTTTGTAAGACATGCTTGCATATTAAGACCATTAACCGATTTTGGAAGAGCCAAACTCATTGTTGATTTTAGTCAG atAGAAATAGCTGTTGCTCCATTATGTAGAGGAGGGCAGTTGGGATCATCAGAACAACAACAATATAGAACATTACGAGCATTAAAAGCACTGCTTCCACTTAGCCCGGATGATATCGTCCAGAAAGTTTTAGGAGGGGAAGGGGAATGTGGCATACCTTCCTCTCTTGttcttttacatttattttctactGCACCACCTGAATTAGTATCTCCACATCAG AGTACAAGTTGGTCTGTGGGTCGACTATCTCAGTGGATGGATAAACATCCAAATGAAAGAGATAGATTAGCTTTCTGTAGTGGACCACTGGAACGTTATCAGTTAACAGTCAGACAACAAAATCTTCCAACATTCCATCCACTATTTCcattaatgaaaaaattagctaatttaaatgaacattaa
- the LOC126873664 gene encoding conserved oligomeric Golgi complex subunit 5 isoform X2, with the protein MQLHVQSLLSAVERLRGKIIDPFNRIETQTIVLARLHETSDLLRRVARMQHLSKRLCSQMTNNMQGPDIIKAANSLHELEQLMMDTDLNGLDVIADDQQVVKSHRTTVQRIATHTLSQGLQTMDRAKVSTAVQVFQNLRVVNGAIDNVIDSALSEIEKIASESLDVTLTTNQDLGKRAAPGRAAIPSPGSSGNLRTRIWENLERLFQDTLYTHCLQIELLQRILLEHHVKELDELSQKFWDRVNTLLSKVLIERAQGSSFVKQALEGEYPKFLRIFLDLRKRLKERLQSISIYKINHNVLLPFENAYLSRSVSRLLDQVHTMFSGEGLPTQDEIDSLIRTVTNELSVSLVDDGLSTVVARNVGKAIRLFCLKCEQGLLVGGEASQVIDSPTTVQQTNVSLANLLYYLSSQVTRVIANLSGLPCEGNSVISVALKEVDVLTKNILSPLLASISDAIESIILTMHDDAEFRDLSSPIGKEINCSLYMRELQGFILRSVNTFLMPYKNQAVVAECCKSVASRCIELFVRHACILRPLTDFGRAKLIVDFSQIEIAVAPLCRGGQLGSSEQQQYRTLRALKALLPLSPDDIVQKVLGGEGECGIPSSLVLLHLFSTAPPELVSPHQSTSWSVGRLSQWMDKHPNERDRLAFCSGPLERYQLTVRQQNLPTFHPLFPLMKKLANLNEH; encoded by the exons ATGCAGTTACATGTTCAG AGCCTTTTATCAGCTGTAGAACGTTTACGTGGAAAAATTATTGATCCTTTTAATAGAATTGAGACTCAGACAATTGTTCTAGCAAGGCTTCATGAAACTTCTGATTTGCTACGGAGAGTAGCTAGAATGCAACATTTATCAAAACGTTTATGTTCTCAAATGACAAATAATATGCAAGGTCCAGATATCATAAAAGCTGCGAATAGCCTTCATGAACTTG AACAGTTGATGATGGATACAGATTTAAATGGATTAGATGTTATTGCTGATGATCAACAAGTTGTAAAATCTCATAGAACAACAGTACAGAGAATAGCAACTCATACTTTATCTCAAGGTTTACAAACAATGGATAGAGCTAAA GTTAGTACAGCTGTACAGGTATTTCAAAATTTGAGAGTTGTAAATGGAGCTATAGATAATGTCATAGATTCTGCCTTATCAGAGATTGAAAAAATTGCTTCAGAATCATTAGATGTAACTTTAACAACAAATCAAGACCTTGGAAAAAGAGCAGCACCTGGACGAGCTGCTATTCCTTCTCCAGGATCTTCTGGAAATTTACGCACACGAATTTGGGAAAATCTTGAAAGACTTTTTCAAGATACTCTTTATACACACTGTTTACAA ATTGAACTATTGCAAAGAATACTATTAGAACATCATGTAAAGGAATTGGATGAACTATCACAGAAATTTTGGGACAGAGTAAACACTCTGCTTTCTAAAGTATTAATTGAACGTGCACAAg GCTCATCATTTGTAAAACAAGCATTAGAAGGTGAATACCCAAAATTTTTGAGAATATTTCTAGACTTGAGAAAACGTCTGAAGGAACGATTACAGAGCATTAGTATTTACAAAATCAA tcataatgtattattaCCATTTGAAAACGCATACTTATCTCGCTCAGTATCACGTCTATTAGATCAAGTACATACTATGTTTTCTGGTGAAGGATTACCTACACAGGATGAAATTGATAGTCTTATACGCACAGTAACAAA TGAATTAAGTGTGTCATTGGTTGATGATGGCCTTTCAACAGTAGTTGCTCGTAATGTAGGAAAAGCTATAAGACTCTTTTGCTTAAAATGTGAACAAGGATTACTTGTGGGTGGAGAAGCTAGTCAAGTAATTGATTCTCCAACCACTGTTCAGCAAACAAATGTGTCTCTTGCAAACCTACTTTATTATCTTTCTAGTCAAGTAACTCGTGTAATAGCAAATTTATCTGGTCTCCCATGTGAAGGAAATTCAGTAATTTCTGTAGCTCTTAAAGAAGTAGACGTATTAACAAAAAACATACTATCGCCGTTGTTAGCATCTATTAGTGACGCAATTGAAAGTATTATTTTAACCATGCATGATGATGCAGAATTTCGAGA TCTGAGTAGCCCTATaggaaaagaaattaattgctCACTCTACATGCGCGAATTGCAAGGATTTATTTTACGTTCTGTAAATACATTTCTTATGCCATATAAAAATCAGGCAGTAGTTGCTGAAtg TTGTAAATCTGTTGCTTCACGGTGCATTGAACTTTTTGTAAGACATGCTTGCATATTAAGACCATTAACCGATTTTGGAAGAGCCAAACTCATTGTTGATTTTAGTCAG atAGAAATAGCTGTTGCTCCATTATGTAGAGGAGGGCAGTTGGGATCATCAGAACAACAACAATATAGAACATTACGAGCATTAAAAGCACTGCTTCCACTTAGCCCGGATGATATCGTCCAGAAAGTTTTAGGAGGGGAAGGGGAATGTGGCATACCTTCCTCTCTTGttcttttacatttattttctactGCACCACCTGAATTAGTATCTCCACATCAG AGTACAAGTTGGTCTGTGGGTCGACTATCTCAGTGGATGGATAAACATCCAAATGAAAGAGATAGATTAGCTTTCTGTAGTGGACCACTGGAACGTTATCAGTTAACAGTCAGACAACAAAATCTTCCAACATTCCATCCACTATTTCcattaatgaaaaaattagctaatttaaatgaacattaa
- the LOC126873685 gene encoding ankyrin repeat, SAM and basic leucine zipper domain-containing protein 1-like encodes MDNNKEQSIEREMINACTVGKFEIVNKYIESYDINKFLCDGWTPLLYAAFNAQIKVIEYLINNGADVNKHKDGYTPLMALCNSIKETTEQRIKCLTALIKAGANPNANNKQRQTLLMYACTSQEPEFITELVKYIKNINAYDNRKQTALMYATIANKPEVVKILIENAADVTLTDLNGLTVYDVASMKGYDKISSLLNIDEEVAINTYKIFKVYEWRHMFPSLLNIDNETVDPDVYTILYGMNLEKYTHIFQGISLKTFLTLTENDLIHLGLDINAHRIQFMECLHKFHRKKWSIQSIGAINKSLPYTLYNGIVSLGILSKQIAVIGSSFRYIKNSLLKVNSGDIYLTTERISNYEQELKKVQETLSILKNELMQIKALSKRVEKENDIGIPATYIRPKKRNINWPMCLSITLIAGIYISKTIYIQKLVCY; translated from the exons atggataataataaagaacaaAGTATTGAACGTGAGATGATAAATGCATGTACAGTGGGCAAGTTCGAAATTGTAAACAAATATATTgaat CATATgatataaacaaatttttatgtgATGGATGGACTCCACTTCTGTATGCTGCTTTTAATGCACAAATAAAAGTCATTGAGTATCTCATAAACAATGGAGCTGATGTTAATAAGCATAAGG ATGGCTATACACCATTAATGGCATTATGCAATTCTATTAAAGAAACAACAGAACAACGTATAAAATGCTTAACAGCATTAATTAAAGCAGGTGCTAATCCAAATGCAAACAATAAACAAAG ACAAACACTTCTCATGTATGCTTGTACGTCACAAGAACCCGAATTTATAACAGAACtagtgaaatatataaaaaatattaatgcaTATGACAATAGGAAACAAACT GCATTGATGTATGCAACAATAGCTAATAAACCAGAAGTAgtcaaaatattaatagaaaatgcAGCAGATGTTACATTAACTGACTTAAATGGTCTAACTGTATATGATGTAGCTTCTATGAAAGGATATGATAAA ATTTCGTCGCTATTAAATATCGATGAAGAAGTAGCAATAAAtacttataaaatatttaaagtgtATGAGTGGAGACATATGTTTCCATCACTACTTAATATAGACAATGAAACTGTAGATCCTGATgtgtatacaattttatatgggatgaatttagaaaaatatactcATATTTTCCAAGGGATAAGTCTCaaaacatttttaacattaacTGAAAATGACTTAATCCACTTAGGATTGGATATTAATGCACATAGAATACAATTTATGGAATGTCttcataaatttcatagaaaaaaATGGAGTATACAAAGCATTGGTGCTATCAATAAATCGTTACCCTATAC ATTATATAATGGTATAGTCTCATTAGGTATATTATCTAAACAAATTGCTGTTATTGGTTCTAGTTTTcggtatattaaaaatagctTATTAAAGGTAAATAGTGgagatatatatttaactacTGAACGAATATCTAATTATGAGCAAGAGCTTAAAAAAGTACAAGAGACACTTAGTATTCTAAAAAACGAGCTTATGCAAATAAAAGCACTTTCTAAAAgg gttgaaaaagaaaacgatatTGGTATACCCGCAACATATATCAGACCAAAAAAACGTAACATAAATTGGCCTATGTGTTTAAGCATTACATTAATTGCAGGAATCTATATATCGAAAACAATATACATTCAGAAATTAGTATGTTATTGA
- the LOC126873725 gene encoding pyridoxal phosphate phosphatase PHOSPHO2-like — MHRSVLIAFDFDHTIVNDNTDIVARKLLPNEKLPDSVKDLYRSNGWTTYMGKIFELLHNNSIDIKQIKTAINNIPPVPGIDNLLKELHSRGCEIIIISDSNMLFISEWLKSKNLNYVITETFTNPAKIDNDGVIKLDMYHVQNSCKLSTVNLCKGQILEDYIKKRNDEGVHFDRIAYVGDGKNDLCPILRLSERDVAFPRKDYTLMKMLNHAENNQIPKINARVFPWSDGVQILKILEKEIGFSQISL, encoded by the coding sequence ATGCATCGATCGGTACTCATCGCATTTGACTTTGATCATACGATTGTCAATGATAATACTGATATCGTGGCTCGAAAACTATTACCCAACGAAAAATTGCCAGACAGTGTAAAGGATCTATATCGTTCTAACGGTTGGACTACATACATGGGGAAGATATTTGAATTGCTTCACAATAATTCCATCGACATAAAACAAATCAAAACTGCTATTAATAACATACCTCCTGTACCGGGCATTGATAATCTTCTAAAAGAATTACATTCTCGAGGttgtgaaattattattattagcgATTCAAATATGTTGTTTATTAGCGAATggttaaaaagtaaaaatttaaattatgttATTACTGAAACATTTACAAATCCTGCGAAAATCGATAACGATGGGGTCATAAAACTAGACATGTATCACGTTCAAAATTCTTGTAAATTGAGTACTGTCAATCTATGCAAGGGGCAAATTTTAGAAGAttacattaaaaaaagaaacgatgaagGAGTACATTTTGATCGAATAGCATACGTTGGAGATGGCAAAAATGATTTGTGCCCGATCTTACGACTTTCCGAACGTGATGTTGCGTTTCCGCGAAAAGATTATACACTTATGAAGATGTTGAACCATGCTGAAAATAACCAGATTCCAAAAATAAATGCACGTGTATTTCCATGGAGCGACGGtgtacaaattttaaaaatactagaaaaagaaattggattttctcaaatttctttataa